One genomic window of Mycteria americana isolate JAX WOST 10 ecotype Jacksonville Zoo and Gardens chromosome 6, USCA_MyAme_1.0, whole genome shotgun sequence includes the following:
- the TEX9 gene encoding testis-expressed protein 9 isoform X1: protein MAARSGSGVWRGGGLPGVRRSSSGPLPPAAAGTGAVSGDLLAKEEEYKRLNAELEAKTKKLVRQAEEVMKGQREILSRPVSVQTVSCEDDRQRGLLCPEVSSLTHSHAKLANKKKSASMPMAQNRPYSGSNGKRTTSSSKTRNLEVQSADDVAVLEDCIDFSLAKTISKIEEKLGRGGLPDCLDDDDIPSIGNGIGAEAQIRFLKAKLRVTQEELDSVVCECRKKDDENQNLKSRLKDTEEENTRLQRTISMQHSQTEKYKMLSQEANKKSEGLQQEVIALEKELENLKRVQKQAATNQSATAVRLNRALEEAERYKVELNKLKQSNKDVANQELKTIEELKTENKKLQKQKAELMTGFKKQLKLIDILKRQKLY, encoded by the exons ATGGCGGCGCGCAGCGGCAGCGGGGTCTGGCGGGGAGGGGGCCTGCCGGGG GTGCGGAGATCGTCCAGCGGCCccctgcctcccgccgccgcggggaccgGCGCGGTGAGCGGCGACTTGCTTGCCAAGGAGGAGGAGTACAA GCGACTGAATGCAGAATtagaagcaaaaacaaaaaaactggtGCGTCAGGCTGAAGAAGTAATG aaaggcCAACGGGAGATACTATCTAGACCAGTTTCAGTACAGACTGTGTCATGTGAAGATGACAGACAGAG aggtcTACTCTGTCCTGAAGTTTCATCTCTTACACACTCACATGCCAAG CTAGCAAACAAGAAGAAATCTGCTTCCATGCCCATGGCTCAGAACAGACCGTACTCTGGAAGTAACGGAAAAAGAACAACTTCAAG ttcaaaaacAAGAAACCTGGAAGTACAAAGTGCTGATGATGTTGCAGTACTGGAGGATTGCATagatttttctttagcaaaaacaATAAGCAAAATTGAAGAAAAACTAGGGAGAGGAGGCTTACCAGATTGTCTAGATGATGATGATATTCCAAGCATTGGAAACGGAATTGGAGCAG AAGCTCAAATCAGATTTCTTAAGGCAAAGTTACGTGTTACACAGGAAGAGCTGGATAGTGTAGTGTGTGAATGCAGGAAAAAG GATgatgaaaatcagaatttaaaatctCGGCTTAAAgatactgaagaagaaaacaccAGACTGCAACGAACAATCAGTATGCAACATTCTCAGACTGAAAAGTACAAAATGTTGTcacaagaagcaaacaaaaaaagtgaagGGTTACAACAAGAGGTCATTGCGCTAGAAAAG GAATTGGAGAATCTAAAGCGTGTACAAAAGCAGGCTGCAACCAATCAGAGTGCAACAGCAGTTCGCTTAAACAGAGCCCTAGAAGAAGCAGAAAGGTATAAAGTGGAGCTGAATAAACTGAAGCAAAGTAACAAG GATGTAGCTAACCAAGAACTCAAAACaattgaagaattaaaaacagaaaacaagaaactgcagaaacaaaaagcagagctaatgacaggttttaaaaagcagttaaagttAATTGATATTTTAAAGAGACAAAAG CTGTACTGA
- the TEX9 gene encoding testis-expressed protein 9 isoform X2, giving the protein MPMAQNRPYSGSNGKRTTSSSKTRNLEVQSADDVAVLEDCIDFSLAKTISKIEEKLGRGGLPDCLDDDDIPSIGNGIGAEAQIRFLKAKLRVTQEELDSVVCECRKKDDENQNLKSRLKDTEEENTRLQRTISMQHSQTEKYKMLSQEANKKSEGLQQEVIALEKELENLKRVQKQAATNQSATAVRLNRALEEAERYKVELNKLKQSNKDVANQELKTIEELKTENKKLQKQKAELMTGFKKQLKLIDILKRQKMHIEAAKMLSFTEEEFMKALEWGNY; this is encoded by the exons ATGCCCATGGCTCAGAACAGACCGTACTCTGGAAGTAACGGAAAAAGAACAACTTCAAG ttcaaaaacAAGAAACCTGGAAGTACAAAGTGCTGATGATGTTGCAGTACTGGAGGATTGCATagatttttctttagcaaaaacaATAAGCAAAATTGAAGAAAAACTAGGGAGAGGAGGCTTACCAGATTGTCTAGATGATGATGATATTCCAAGCATTGGAAACGGAATTGGAGCAG AAGCTCAAATCAGATTTCTTAAGGCAAAGTTACGTGTTACACAGGAAGAGCTGGATAGTGTAGTGTGTGAATGCAGGAAAAAG GATgatgaaaatcagaatttaaaatctCGGCTTAAAgatactgaagaagaaaacaccAGACTGCAACGAACAATCAGTATGCAACATTCTCAGACTGAAAAGTACAAAATGTTGTcacaagaagcaaacaaaaaaagtgaagGGTTACAACAAGAGGTCATTGCGCTAGAAAAG GAATTGGAGAATCTAAAGCGTGTACAAAAGCAGGCTGCAACCAATCAGAGTGCAACAGCAGTTCGCTTAAACAGAGCCCTAGAAGAAGCAGAAAGGTATAAAGTGGAGCTGAATAAACTGAAGCAAAGTAACAAG GATGTAGCTAACCAAGAACTCAAAACaattgaagaattaaaaacagaaaacaagaaactgcagaaacaaaaagcagagctaatgacaggttttaaaaagcagttaaagttAATTGATATTTTAAAGAGACAAAAG atgcaCATTGAAGCTGCTAAGATGCTTTCTTTTACTGAAGAGGAATTCATGAAAGCTCTTGAGTGGGGAAATTATTGA
- the TEX9 gene encoding testis-expressed protein 9 isoform X3 → MAARSGSGVWRGGGLPGVRRSSSGPLPPAAAGTGAVSGDLLAKEEEYKRLNAELEAKTKKLVRQAEEVMKGQREILSRPVSVQTVSCEDDRQRGLLCPEVSSLTHSHAKLANKKKSASMPMAQNRPYSGSNGKRTTSSSKTRNLEVQSADDVAVLEDCIDFSLAKTISKIEEKLGRGGLPDCLDDDDIPSIGNGIGAEAQIRFLKAKLRVTQEELDSVVCECRKKDDENQNLKSRLKDTEEENTRLQRTISMQHSQTEKYKMLSQEANKKSEGLQQEVIALEKELENLKRVQKQAATNQSATAVRLNRALEEAERYKVELNKLKQSNKDVANQELKTIEELKTENKKLQKQKAELMTGFKKQLKLIDILKRQKMHIEAAKMLSFTEEEFMKALEWGNY, encoded by the exons ATGGCGGCGCGCAGCGGCAGCGGGGTCTGGCGGGGAGGGGGCCTGCCGGGG GTGCGGAGATCGTCCAGCGGCCccctgcctcccgccgccgcggggaccgGCGCGGTGAGCGGCGACTTGCTTGCCAAGGAGGAGGAGTACAA GCGACTGAATGCAGAATtagaagcaaaaacaaaaaaactggtGCGTCAGGCTGAAGAAGTAATG aaaggcCAACGGGAGATACTATCTAGACCAGTTTCAGTACAGACTGTGTCATGTGAAGATGACAGACAGAG aggtcTACTCTGTCCTGAAGTTTCATCTCTTACACACTCACATGCCAAG CTAGCAAACAAGAAGAAATCTGCTTCCATGCCCATGGCTCAGAACAGACCGTACTCTGGAAGTAACGGAAAAAGAACAACTTCAAG ttcaaaaacAAGAAACCTGGAAGTACAAAGTGCTGATGATGTTGCAGTACTGGAGGATTGCATagatttttctttagcaaaaacaATAAGCAAAATTGAAGAAAAACTAGGGAGAGGAGGCTTACCAGATTGTCTAGATGATGATGATATTCCAAGCATTGGAAACGGAATTGGAGCAG AAGCTCAAATCAGATTTCTTAAGGCAAAGTTACGTGTTACACAGGAAGAGCTGGATAGTGTAGTGTGTGAATGCAGGAAAAAG GATgatgaaaatcagaatttaaaatctCGGCTTAAAgatactgaagaagaaaacaccAGACTGCAACGAACAATCAGTATGCAACATTCTCAGACTGAAAAGTACAAAATGTTGTcacaagaagcaaacaaaaaaagtgaagGGTTACAACAAGAGGTCATTGCGCTAGAAAAG GAATTGGAGAATCTAAAGCGTGTACAAAAGCAGGCTGCAACCAATCAGAGTGCAACAGCAGTTCGCTTAAACAGAGCCCTAGAAGAAGCAGAAAGGTATAAAGTGGAGCTGAATAAACTGAAGCAAAGTAACAAG GATGTAGCTAACCAAGAACTCAAAACaattgaagaattaaaaacagaaaacaagaaactgcagaaacaaaaagcagagctaatgacaggttttaaaaagcagttaaagttAATTGATATTTTAAAGAGACAAAAG atgcaCATTGAAGCTGCTAAGATGCTTTCTTTTACTGAAGAGGAATTCATGAAAGCTCTTGAGTGGGGAAATTATTGA